In one Roseburia intestinalis L1-82 genomic region, the following are encoded:
- a CDS encoding DUF975 family protein, producing the protein MWNRSELKSNAKLALKANYWKAVLVGLILSFILGSGSTAAQNSARSSTDGLTDIDPVMVFTVIGIILAAVFVAMVISILLSIFIWNPLEVGCQKFFINCKYGNAELGDIAYGFKNGYAHIGMIMFLRGLFTGLWMLLFIIPGIVKSYEYMMIPYLLAEHPEMTRQEAFAESKQMMDGNKWDAFVLDLSFIGWTLLGVCTFGILLVFYVEPYIYLTRAELYHALKNNNKSVEF; encoded by the coding sequence AGTTAAAAAGCAATGCAAAGCTGGCATTGAAGGCGAATTACTGGAAAGCAGTGCTGGTGGGACTGATTCTGTCATTTATTTTAGGTTCAGGCTCAACAGCTGCCCAAAATTCGGCAAGGTCATCAACGGATGGATTGACGGATATAGATCCGGTAATGGTATTTACTGTGATTGGGATTATACTGGCAGCAGTATTTGTTGCCATGGTGATCAGCATCCTGCTCAGTATTTTTATCTGGAATCCGCTTGAAGTGGGATGTCAGAAATTTTTCATTAACTGTAAGTATGGTAACGCGGAATTAGGCGATATTGCATACGGATTTAAAAACGGATATGCGCACATCGGCATGATCATGTTCCTGCGGGGGCTGTTTACAGGACTCTGGATGTTATTATTTATCATTCCGGGTATCGTGAAAAGTTATGAGTATATGATGATCCCATATCTTTTAGCAGAGCATCCGGAGATGACCAGACAGGAAGCCTTTGCAGAAAGTAAACAGATGATGGATGGAAACAAATGGGATGCATTTGTGTTAGATCTTTCATTTATCGGCTGGACGCTGTTAGGTGTCTGCACATTTGGTATTCTTCTTGTTTTTTATGTAGAACCTTACATATATCTGACACGCGCAGAACTGTATCATGCATTAAAAAATAATAATAAGTCGGTAGAATTTTAA
- a CDS encoding S8 family peptidase translates to MSNEKMENLLNLALDATEREREKSLDLDTGYDRAERTWEVIVKFGGTEEALRGLFAEKFPEEYDRIRITNLRNEYAILLLPEHIVELVAALTEIEYMEKPKLLFFAVNNGRRVSCINQLQTVGTEQGTLSSGRNLSGTGVIVAVIDSGIDYTHPDFRNADGTTRILNLWDQTIPADSVADPFPAENGETSFLGAPSGYFLGTEFTRAVIDRALEQTTERERFALCPSRDISGHGTHVTGIAAGNGRASQGRYRGVAYESPLLIVKLGTPGERSFPRTTELMQAVDYCIRKAQEYGMPIVINLSFGNNYGSHSGNSLLESYLDDMANYWRTSIVAGSGNEGASAVHASGTLRENITKDVEIAVSSYEPSLNLQIWKNYSDEIAVSLIHPNGTRVEPVRQILGPQRFRLGNTDILLYYGEPSPYSPYQEIYFDLLPVNEYIDSGVWTIQLVPQRIAAGNYDMWLPAGGVLNEGTGFLMPSEETTLTIPSTAARVITVGAYDGYFDRAAAFSGRGYTRETNQVKPDLVAPGVDITSCAPGGGYVTRSGTSMAAPFVTGGAALLMQWGIVDKNDPYLYGEKMKAYLIKGARRLPAMRDYPNPVFGDNGIIVSS, encoded by the coding sequence ATGTCCAATGAGAAAATGGAAAATCTGTTAAATCTTGCACTCGATGCGACAGAGCGGGAGAGGGAAAAATCGTTAGATCTCGATACCGGGTATGACAGAGCGGAACGGACCTGGGAAGTTATCGTAAAATTCGGAGGCACGGAAGAAGCGTTGAGGGGACTGTTTGCAGAAAAATTTCCGGAGGAGTATGACCGGATCAGGATTACAAATCTGCGGAATGAATATGCGATCCTGCTTTTGCCAGAGCATATTGTGGAACTGGTGGCGGCACTGACAGAGATCGAATACATGGAGAAACCGAAACTTTTGTTTTTTGCAGTGAATAACGGCAGACGTGTATCATGCATCAATCAGCTGCAGACGGTGGGGACGGAGCAGGGAACATTGTCGTCTGGCAGAAATTTAAGTGGAACCGGCGTGATCGTGGCAGTGATCGATTCCGGCATCGATTATACACACCCGGATTTTCGGAATGCAGACGGAACCACCCGGATTTTAAATCTGTGGGATCAGACGATACCAGCAGACAGCGTGGCAGATCCGTTTCCTGCGGAGAATGGAGAAACGTCATTTTTAGGGGCACCGTCAGGGTACTTTCTTGGAACTGAATTTACGAGAGCGGTGATAGACCGCGCTTTAGAGCAGACAACGGAGAGAGAGCGGTTTGCGTTGTGCCCCAGCCGTGACATCTCCGGGCATGGCACCCATGTGACGGGGATCGCAGCCGGAAATGGCAGAGCCTCACAGGGAAGATACCGCGGAGTGGCATATGAAAGTCCGCTTCTGATCGTAAAATTGGGAACGCCGGGGGAACGGTCTTTTCCAAGAACGACGGAACTGATGCAGGCAGTAGATTACTGTATCAGAAAAGCCCAGGAATACGGGATGCCCATTGTTATAAATTTGAGCTTTGGGAATAACTATGGTTCCCACTCCGGCAACTCCCTGTTAGAGAGTTATCTTGATGATATGGCGAATTACTGGCGGACGTCGATTGTTGCCGGCAGCGGAAATGAGGGGGCGTCGGCGGTGCATGCGTCTGGAACCCTGCGGGAAAATATCACGAAAGATGTGGAAATCGCCGTGAGCAGTTATGAGCCGTCTTTAAATCTTCAAATTTGGAAAAATTATTCCGATGAGATTGCGGTCTCGCTGATTCATCCGAATGGTACGAGAGTGGAACCAGTCCGGCAGATTTTAGGTCCGCAGCGTTTTAGGCTGGGGAATACAGATATTCTGCTTTATTACGGAGAACCGAGTCCCTACAGTCCTTATCAGGAAATTTATTTTGACCTGCTTCCGGTAAACGAGTATATTGACAGCGGCGTCTGGACGATACAGCTTGTACCACAGAGAATTGCAGCCGGAAATTATGATATGTGGCTTCCAGCGGGCGGTGTTTTAAACGAAGGTACGGGCTTTTTGATGCCGTCGGAGGAGACAACACTGACGATTCCGTCGACGGCGGCGCGGGTGATCACCGTCGGAGCCTACGACGGATATTTTGACCGCGCGGCGGCATTTTCCGGGCGCGGGTATACGCGGGAGACCAATCAGGTCAAACCAGATCTGGTCGCACCGGGGGTGGATATTACTTCCTGTGCGCCGGGCGGCGGGTATGTGACAAGAAGCGGAACATCGATGGCGGCTCCCTTTGTGACTGGCGGGGCAGCACTTCTGATGCAATGGGGGATCGTGGATAAAAATGATCCATATCTGTATGGGGAAAAAATGAAAGCGTATCTGATCAAGGGGGCAAGAAGGCTTCCGGCGATGCGGGACTATCCGAATCCGGTGTTTGGGGATAATGGTATTATAGTGTCAAGTTAG